The proteins below come from a single Pogoniulus pusillus isolate bPogPus1 chromosome 39, bPogPus1.pri, whole genome shotgun sequence genomic window:
- the KCNA2 gene encoding potassium voltage-gated channel subfamily A member 2 — MTVATGDPADEAAALPGHPQDTYNPEADHECCERVVINISGLRFETQLKTLAQFPETLLGDPKKRMRYFDPLRNEYFFDRNRPSFDAILYYYQSGGRLRRPVNVPLDIFSEEIRFYELGEEAMEMFREDEGYIKEEERPLPENEFQRQVWLLFEYPESSGPARIIAIVSVMVILISIVSFCLETLPIFRDENEDMHGSGLSHPPYSNSSMGYQQSTSFTDPFFIVETLCIIWFSFEFLVRFFACPSKAGFFTNIMNIIDIVAIIPYFITLGTELAEKPEDGQQGQQAMSLAILRVIRLVRVFRIFKLSRHSKGLQILGQTLKASMRELGLLIFFLFIGVILFSSAVYFAEADESESQFPSIPDAFWWAVVSMTTVGYGDMVPTTIGGKIVGSLCAIAGVLTIALPVPVIVSNFNYFYHRETEGEEQAQYLQVTSCPKIPSSPDLKKSRSASTISKSDYMEIQEGVNNSNEDFREENLKTANCTLANTNYVNITKMLTDV, encoded by the coding sequence ATGACAGTGGCTACAGGAGATCCTGCAGACgaagctgcagctcttcccGGCCACCCGCAGGACACCTATAACCCCGAGGCCGACCATGAGTGCTGCGAGAGGGTGGTCATCAACATCTCGGGGCTGCGCTTCGAGACGCAGCTCAAGACGCTGGCCCAGTTCCCAGAGACCTTGCTAGGGGATCCCAAAAAGAGGATGAGATACTTTGACCCTCTCCGGAACGAGTATTTCTTTGACAGGAACAGACCCAGCTTCGATGCCATCCTCTACTACTACCAGTCCGGCGGCAGGCTGCGGAGGCCTGTCAATGTGCCCCTGGACATCTTCTCCGAGGAGATTCGCTTCTACGAGCTGGGGGAAGAGGCGATGGAGATGTTCCGGGAGGACGAAGGCTACATCAAAGAAGAGGAGAGGCCCTTGCCTGAGAACGAGTTCCAGAGACAAGTGTGGCTGCTCTTCGAGTACCCCGAGAGCTCAGGCCCCGCCAGGATCATCGCCATCGTCTCCGTCATGGTGATTCTGATCTCCATCGTCAGCTTCTGCCTGGAGACGTTGCCCATCTTTCGGGACGAGAACGAAGACATGCACGGCAGTGGGCTGAGCCACCCCCCCTACTCCAACAGCAGCATGGGCTACCAGCAGTCCACCTCCTTCACCGACCCCTTCTTCATCGTGGAGACCCTCTGCATCATCTGGTTCTCCTTCGAGTTCCTGGTGAGGTTCTTTGCCTGCCCCAGCAAGGCTGGCTTCTTTACCAACATCATGAACATCATCGACATCGTGGCCATCATCCCCTACTTCATCACGCTGGGCACGGAGCTGGCCGAGAAGCCGGaggatgggcagcagggccagcaagCCATGTCCTTGGCCATCCTCAGAGTCATCCGCCTGGTCAGGGTCTTCAGGATCTTCAAGCTCTCCCGGCACTCCAAGGGGCTGCAGATCCTGGGCCAGACCCTCAAGGCCAGCATGCGGGAGTTGGGCCTCTTgatcttcttcctcttcatcggcgtcatcctcttctccagcgcCGTCTACTTCGCCGAGGCCGACGAGAGCGAGTCGCAGTTCCCCAGCATCCCCGACGCCTTCTGGTGGGCCGTGGTTTCCATGACGACCGTGGGCTACGGGGACATGGTCCCCACCACCATCGGGGGCAAAATAGTGGGGTCCTTGTGTGCCATCGCCGGCGTCCTAACGATTGCCTTACCAGTGCCCGTCATAGTCTCTAACTTCAACTACTTCTACCACCGGGAGacggagggagaggagcaggctcagTATCTGCAAGTAACCAGCTGCCCAAAGATCCCCTCTTCCCCTGAcctaaagaaaagcagaagtgcCTCTACCATTAGTAAGTCTGACTACATGGAGATTCAGGAAGGCGTAAACAATAGCAATGAGGACTTTAGGGAGGAGAACTTGAAGACAGCCAATTGCACCCTGGCTAACACAAACTATGTGAACATCACCAAGATGCTCACTGACGTCTAA